CTGGATAATACGTTCGTCGCCACAAACGACAAATTACAGGTACGTATACTTGTACCTGCTTTGTGTTGTTCAGTCACAAATCGATACTGCAGTGTATTCAAGAGGTATTTTTAGGTTCCGGGATGGCATTTACGACCCATTAATTAACTGTAAACTAATTAAGTATGCACCACAGTTCAGAAAATCTGATTGTGCAATTTTCTAGTTTACTAGCTCTATGCTGCAACAGGTAAGTTAGTAAATCACTTATTGTCTTTACAGGTAGATCGATACTAcatgattacctccctttgctGGGTTTACCCAGCTAGCTAGGTCTGTGCCAAAAAAGCCAACACAAGAAATTTCCAAATTCCAAAATGGAAGTTACCAGTTATGATCGTAAGTGCTAAAGCAGGTAAAACTCAGGAATTTCAACATGGCTATGCAATGATTTATCAGAAagatcaaatatatatatatattttttttattttaaggtGGATCTGTGTAGAATTATAGAATACAGTAATGTATTATTAACAGCTATTTTgagatttatttatgtttttttttgtaaaattcaatCTTAATGCTTTTTTTTTGTGTCATGataaaattctttattttttttaaagtacatAGGACATCATTGGAGGTCAATTAGTAGTCAGGAATTGATAGTTATATTGGGTAGTTTTATCAAAAAGTCATAGACACAATTATATATTAGTTTACAATTCATGAATGTATATGTGTTATTAATTTCACATTTGAGATATCAATTTTAGATGATTTCACCATACAGTATATTGTAAGCACTAATTTAGTACAGTCTGTGTTGGCCCAAATccaatattttaatgttctGTACAATTTTGTACAAGATACTTTATGTGACATTCAAAGTGCTGACAGATGTTGCTAAATATGACTGAaccacattttcataatatacatcatttattaGCAaggttttaatttgttttgaggCCTGACTTATACTAGTTCCATTGATCTTATTCAGAATTAAATCAGTTTCAAAACCAACAAGAGTCAATTTTAGGTACAGCCTATGTTAATTTGCTTGTTggtttaacatatattttattcaatgaaGAAATGTACAATACtagaaaatatcaacatattAAGATACAATGATGAGGAAACAAGTACTAGCGTACTTAGTGACAGTCCTTCCCCAGTATGGCTTGTTGGCTTTTCATATATGTAGGGCAATGGAAGTTTCAtcaaaggaatgaccttgactgcaTGCTTTGGGGGTCATAGGGACATGTACAATTCCAATACACATGGTTAAGATATTGAGCAACTGGCTGTCCATTAATTAGCACACTTGGATGACTTATGACTGTTTTCTCTAGGTTTGtgcaaatcaatgaccttgaccttttattttgttgacaagGTTAAGATTTTTCTTCTACCCTGATCTTACgtaaagcaaaataaaaaaaaaaaaaaaaaaaatcatgtttggTCAATTAAATTTTTCAGTACATATGTCCTCAAATGTCAATTTTCCTTATTGTTGTGTACTTTAAGATAAACTCAAGGTATGCTTATATTACTAAGCAAGAAAATCATAGGCTATACTGTACAACCATATTAGAATTCATTATATCTATTCATAGTTCATGTACATGATTTCAGATCTATAATTTACTTAGAGATTTCTGTCTGGTGTCTCTCCTTACTGACTGTTGTGTGCTTGTGCTCAATTTTCATTCTCTGGAGGCATATGCTGTTACTTgtattttttcagattttttcgTATAAGTTATGAACCTCGATACCAATTACTGTATTTGCTGTAATTAGCACCCAGGGGGGcttgaaaaattaaaacaaaagggGTGCTTATTAGGGAATCAAAGTGCAAGTTGTGGAAGAAAAACCTCTAAAACAGTCAGTCATATTTTAACTCTTTCcgtatacataatatatatccaTGAGAgcaggggggagggggggggggggcgtaaCTTCAGTTGTATTTCATATTAGAAGAGGGGAGGAACGCTTATAGGAGGAGGGGCAATAGTTAGGACAAACACGGTAGATGAAGTAACTCAAAGTGCATCAATGCAAAGCTCATAATTGATGCAAAACAAGGAAAAATaactcaaaatgaaatatgtttgcgGAAGGAAAATGGCAAATTAATACGCAGAAACCTGTCTTAAAACAGACTAGTATAAGTCTACATTTCAGAGACAGCTATTGATTGTTCCATATAATTGTTAATAACTGTAGAATATCGGTTTACTACGACTATAATGCTAAATGTCACAATACTACTCATCTGACAGTAAAGAGAGATATCTTTAAATTGTTTCTACAAATATAACTTCCCACAGGAGAGCTcatgatattgatattaagaGTAATGCTTGTCGTTGTCAGAAAAAATTGCTGAGTTGCGCTTTTCATAAGACAAATACCGATAGACAGTTTGATTGATGTATGCAGCTTCCTGTACCGATCATCCTTCCTGTACCGATCATCCTTCCTGTACTGATCATCCTTCCTGTACTGATCATCCTTCCTGTACTGATCATCCTTCCTGTACCGATCATCCTTCCTGTACTGATCATCCTTCTGTACTGTACTGATCATCCTTCCTGTACTGATCCATCCTTCCTGTACTGATCATCCTTCCTGTACCGATCATCCTTCCTGTACTGATCATCCTTCCTGTACCGATCATCCTTCCTGTACTGATCATCCTTCCTGTACCGATCATCCTTCCTGTACCGATCATCCTTCCTGTACTGATCATCCTTCCTGTACTGATCATCCTTCCTGTACCAATCATCCTTCCTGTACTGATCATCCTTCCTGTACCGATCATCCTTCCTGTACTGATCATCCTTCCTGTACTGATCATCCTTCCTGTACTGATCATCCTTCCTGTACCGATCATCCTTCCTGTACCAATCATCCTTCCTGTACTGATCATCCTTCCTGTACCGATCATCCTTCCTGTACTGATCATCCTTCCTGTACCGATCATCCTTCCTGTACTGATCATCCTTCCTGTACCGATCATCCTTCCTGTACCGATCATCCTTCCTGTACTGATCATCCTTCCTGTACTGATCATCCTTCCTGTACCGATCATCCTTCCTGTACTGATCATCCTTCCTGTACCGATCATCCTTCCTGTACTGATCATTCTTTCTGTACCCATCATCCTTCCTGTACTGATCTTCCTTCCTGTACTGATCATCCTTCCTGTACCATCATCCTTCATGTACCCATCATCCTTCCTCTGTACCGATCATCCTTCCTGTACCGATCATCCTTCCTGTACTGATCATCCTTCCTGTACCAATCATCCTTCCTGCACTGATCATCCTTTGTACCGATCATCCTTCCTGTACTGATCATCCTTCCTGTACTGATCATCCTTCCTGTACCAATCATCCTTCCTGCACTGATCATCCTTGTACCGATCATCCTTCCTGTACTGATCATCCTTCCTGTACTGATCATCCTTCCTGTACTGATCATCCTTCCTGTACCGATCAATCCTTCTGTACTGATCATCCTTTCTGTACTGATCATCCTTCCTGTACTATCATCCTTCCTGTACCGATCATCCTTCCTGTACTGATCATCCTTCCTGTACCGATCATCTTTCCTGTACTGATCATCCTTCCTGTACTGATCATCCTACCTGTACTGATCATCCTTCCTGTACCCATCATCCTTCCTGTACCGATCATCCTTCCTGTACCAATCATCCTTCCTGTACCAATCATCCTTCCTGTACTGATCATCCTTCCTGTACCGATCATCCTTCCTGTACCGATCATCCTTTCTGTACTATCATCCTTCCTGTACCGATCATCCTTCCTGTACTGATCATCCTTCCTGTACCAATGCAATCATCCTTCCTGTACCGATCATCCTTCCTGTACCGATCATCCTTCCTGTACGATCATCCTTCCTGTACCGATCATCCTTCCTGTACTGATCATCCTTCCTGTACTGATCATCCTT
This portion of the Argopecten irradians isolate NY chromosome 6, Ai_NY, whole genome shotgun sequence genome encodes:
- the LOC138326169 gene encoding trichohyalin-like, yielding MISTERMISTEGLIGTGRMISTGRMISTGRMISTGRMIGTRMISAGRMIGTGRMISTGRMISTGRMIGTKDDQCRKDDWYRKDDQYRKDDRYRKDDRKDDQYRKEDQYRKDDGYRKNDQYRKDDRYRKDDQYRKDDRYRKDDQYRKDDQYRKDDRYRKDDRYRKDDQYRKDDRYRKDDQYRKDDRYRKDDQYRKDDWYRKDDRYRKDDQYRKDDQYRKDDQYRKDDRYRKDDQYRKDDWYRKDDQYRKDDQYRKDDRYRKDDRYRKDDQYRKDDRYRKDDQYRKDDRYRKDDQYRKDGSVQEG